In a single window of the Terriglobus roseus genome:
- a CDS encoding YdeI/OmpD-associated family protein yields MPASTSAKPTAKPAEKSSIGSTNPAVDAVIAKAPAFAQPILRQLRALVHEAAPDAVEEIKWSRPFFSVNSVLVCQMSAFTKHCGFGFWSPEMTALLTADGVRGQDASGSFGRISSMDDLPPREKLLGYIRHAADLARSGTAGSPVAGRARTSAKAPIPIPPEFAALLAKSKSATATFEAFPPSCKREYLEWITTAKRQETRERRMTEAVNRMAAGRRFNEEYQSK; encoded by the coding sequence ATGCCTGCCTCTACCTCCGCAAAGCCCACGGCAAAACCCGCAGAGAAATCCAGCATCGGCAGCACGAATCCAGCCGTCGATGCCGTGATCGCCAAAGCGCCAGCCTTCGCGCAACCCATCCTCCGGCAATTACGCGCACTGGTGCATGAGGCCGCGCCGGACGCCGTCGAAGAGATCAAGTGGAGCCGCCCGTTCTTCTCGGTCAACAGTGTGCTCGTCTGCCAGATGTCGGCGTTCACAAAGCACTGCGGCTTCGGCTTCTGGTCGCCGGAGATGACGGCGCTCCTGACTGCAGATGGGGTGAGGGGCCAGGATGCGTCGGGGTCCTTCGGCCGGATCAGCTCGATGGACGACCTGCCACCGCGTGAAAAGTTACTCGGATACATCCGGCACGCGGCTGACCTGGCGCGCTCTGGTACAGCGGGAAGCCCTGTTGCCGGCCGGGCCCGCACGTCGGCGAAAGCACCGATCCCCATCCCGCCGGAGTTCGCGGCGCTCCTTGCGAAATCAAAGTCTGCAACGGCTACCTTTGAGGCGTTTCCGCCGAGCTGCAAACGGGAATACCTGGAGTGGATCACCACGGCCAAACGGCAGGAGACGCGCGAGCGCCGCATGACCGAGGCCGTCAACCGGATGGCGGCCGGACGTCGCTTCAACGAGGAATATCAGTCGAAGTAG
- a CDS encoding DMT family transporter, whose translation MQWFAIVFALVAGAANPFQSGSNAALKTQLGQPLWATVWVYGTGLLGVLLMQAILRQPLPSGAQVSTVSWWAWTGGLISIIATVIGLMLAQKLGSGVFTGVSITASVVVSILLDHFGMLGLKQHTASPMRLVGGALMVCGVWLVARF comes from the coding sequence ATGCAGTGGTTTGCCATCGTTTTCGCGCTGGTCGCCGGCGCCGCCAATCCCTTTCAGTCCGGCTCGAACGCGGCCTTGAAGACACAGCTCGGACAGCCCCTCTGGGCGACGGTGTGGGTCTATGGCACGGGCCTGCTCGGCGTGCTCCTGATGCAGGCGATTCTGCGTCAGCCACTGCCTTCCGGTGCGCAGGTATCCACGGTGTCGTGGTGGGCCTGGACGGGCGGCCTGATCTCCATCATCGCCACCGTCATCGGTCTGATGCTGGCACAGAAGCTAGGATCGGGCGTCTTCACCGGTGTCAGCATTACCGCATCGGTCGTCGTGAGTATTCTGCTGGATCACTTCGGCATGCTTGGTTTGAAGCAGCATACCGCGTCGCCGATGCGGCTTGTGGGTGGGGCCTTGATGGTGTGTGGCGTCTGGCTGGTCGCGCGGTTCTAG